GTCTGCTGCGGATCATCATCCTGCTAACAATTGCGGCGGCAGCCGTAGCTAGTCGTCTGTTCAGTGTTATTCGTATGCGACTCCTTGCTATATCTTCTTTATAGACCACTGCTAATTTGGAATTGCAGGATTTGAAAGTATTATTCACGAGTGTATGCGCCGCCCTGAATCTTCCAGATCGACATCAACTCTAGCTCGGCCTCATCCATCCTGGAATGCTAACCTTCTTCATTCGCAGTCGATCCGTGGTTCAACTTTCGTGCAACAAAGTATCTGGTTCAGAATGGGTTCTATAGCTTCTGGGACTGGTTTGATGACCGTATGTAATTCTACTGTCGTCAGCTATCTATACATCGATGCGTTGCTAACGCCAGCTGCTTTGCTGCACAGGAACATGGCATCCCCTGGGCCGTGTCACTGGTGGCACTCTGTACCCCGGTCTGATGGTGACTAGCGGTGTTATCTACCACATCCTCCGATTCCTCACTATCCCCGTTGACATTCGCAATGTGTGTGTCCTTCTTGCCCCTGGGTTCTCAGGCTTGACAGCGCTTGCCATGTATCTCTTGACATGCGAGATGTCCACCTCGCCCTCTGCTGGTCTTCTCGCCGCGGCTTTCATGGGTATTGCCCCCGGTTACATTTCTCGATCCGTGGCGGGAAGTTACGATAACGAGGCTATCGCCATCTTCCTGCTGGTCTTTACCTTCTTCCTCTGGATCAAGGCCGTCAAGAACGGATCGATCATGTGGGGGGCTCTGACTGCTCTGTTCTATGGATACATGGTCTCAGCATGGGGTGGATATGTTTTCATTACCAACCTCATTCCACTGCATGTGTTCGTCCTCCTTTGCATGGGTCGCTATAGCTCTCGTGTGTACATCAGCTACACCACCTGGTATGCCCTTGGAACATTGGGCAGCATGCAAATTCCCTTTGTCGGATTCCTTCCGATTCGCAACAGTGACCACATGTCCGCTCTCGGTGTCTTTGGTCTGATTCAGCTTGTTGCATTCGCGGAATTTGTCCGAGGATTTTTGCCTGGCAAGCAGTTCCAGAAGCTCCTAACCGCAATGGTCTTGCTCACCTTCGGACTCGGTTTCGGCGGTCTTGTGCTCCTTTCCGTGTCGGGCATCATCGCTCCCTGGAGCGGTCGTTTCTATTCACTCTGGGATACTGGATACGCGAAGATTCATATTCCTATCATCGCCTCCGTGTCTGAGCACCAGCCTACCGCCTGGCCcgctttcttctttgaccTCAACTTCCTCATCTGGCTCTTCCCAGCCGGTGTTTTCATGTGCTTCCAAAAGCTGAAGGATGAGCACGTCTTCGTCATTATCTACGCAGTGCTCGCAAGTTACTTCGCCGGCGTGATGGTCCGTTTGATGCTGACCCTGACTCCTATCGTCTGTGTTGCTGCCGCGTTGGCCCTGTCTAGCATTCTGGATAGCTTCTTGACCATGGGGCGACCCAGCGCTGATGCAAAGGCCAAAGCTAGTGCGGAGGACTTAAAGTCACTCCGATCGGCCTCCAAGCCAATTGTGGGTATCTACTCGCTTGCTTCTAAGCTCACGGTTTCAGCCTCCGTCACTGTGTACTTGCTTCTCTTTGTTTCTCACTGCACTTGGGTCACTTCCAACGCCTACTCGTCCCCTTCGGTGGTCTTAGCCAGTCGCATGCCCGACGGTAGCCAATTCATCATTGATGATTACCGCGAGGCCTACTACTGGCTTCGCCAGAACACTCCGGATAACGCCAAAATCATGTCCTGGTGGGACTATGGCTATCAGATTGGTGGTATGGCCGACCGTCCCACGCTCGTCGACAACAACACTTGGAACAACACCCACATTGCGACCGTCGGTAAGGCCATGAGCTCTCGTGAGGAGGTCAGCTACCCCATTTTGCGCCAACATGATGTGGACTATGTTCTGGTGGTCTTCGGTGGATTGCTGGGCTATTCCGGTGATGATCTCAACAAGTTCCTGTGGATGGTCCGTATTGCCGAAGGCATCTGGCCCGACGAGGTGAAGGAACGGGATTATTTTACTTCCCGCGGCGAATACCGCGTCGACGACGAGGCTACCCCGACCATGCGTAA
This genomic window from Penicillium oxalicum strain HP7-1 chromosome III, whole genome shotgun sequence contains:
- a CDS encoding Dolichyl-diphosphooligosaccharide--protein glycosyltransferase subunit stt3 — translated: MAQSSPLDIVLKGSSGQSTRGLLRIIILLTIAAAAVASRLFSVIRFESIIHEFDPWFNFRATKYLVQNGFYSFWDWFDDRTWHPLGRVTGGTLYPGLMVTSGVIYHILRFLTIPVDIRNVCVLLAPGFSGLTALAMYLLTCEMSTSPSAGLLAAAFMGIAPGYISRSVAGSYDNEAIAIFLLVFTFFLWIKAVKNGSIMWGALTALFYGYMVSAWGGYVFITNLIPLHVFVLLCMGRYSSRVYISYTTWYALGTLGSMQIPFVGFLPIRNSDHMSALGVFGLIQLVAFAEFVRGFLPGKQFQKLLTAMVLLTFGLGFGGLVLLSVSGIIAPWSGRFYSLWDTGYAKIHIPIIASVSEHQPTAWPAFFFDLNFLIWLFPAGVFMCFQKLKDEHVFVIIYAVLASYFAGVMVRLMLTLTPIVCVAAALALSSILDSFLTMGRPSADAKAKASAEDLKSLRSASKPIVGIYSLASKLTVSASVTVYLLLFVSHCTWVTSNAYSSPSVVLASRMPDGSQFIIDDYREAYYWLRQNTPDNAKIMSWWDYGYQIGGMADRPTLVDNNTWNNTHIATVGKAMSSREEVSYPILRQHDVDYVLVVFGGLLGYSGDDLNKFLWMVRIAEGIWPDEVKERDYFTSRGEYRVDDEATPTMRNSLMYKMSYHNFQSLFPAGQAVDRVRGSRVPAESPQLDTLEEAFTSENWIIRIYKVKDLDNFGRDHSNAVAFDKGLKRKRAAKKKGPRVLRTE